The Candidatus Thermoplasmatota archaeon genome includes a window with the following:
- a CDS encoding HDIG domain-containing protein: MVEKKEIESIFSKELQLIKNQELKNKVIKVWKEASDRGKWESLDNVPFTLLFENSGKLTDHTKRITKLAKSILDNREEKLNQDYLIAGALLHDVGKLLEYKYVNGKYVKSEFGKKFRHPVSGALLAKELGLPDEVVFIIYAHSHEGDELKRSPEAIIINHCDFIDFEIKKSMV; encoded by the coding sequence ATGGTTGAGAAAAAAGAAATAGAATCAATATTTTCAAAAGAATTACAACTAATTAAAAACCAAGAATTAAAAAACAAGGTTATAAAAGTCTGGAAAGAAGCATCAGATCGGGGAAAATGGGAATCCTTAGATAATGTCCCATTTACACTTTTATTTGAAAATTCAGGTAAACTAACTGATCATACAAAAAGAATTACTAAACTAGCAAAAAGTATTTTGGATAACAGGGAAGAAAAACTAAATCAGGACTACTTAATAGCTGGAGCACTTCTTCATGATGTAGGAAAATTATTGGAATATAAATACGTCAATGGAAAATATGTAAAAAGTGAATTTGGTAAAAAATTTAGACATCCGGTTTCTGGGGCATTACTGGCAAAAGAACTTGGTTTACCTGATGAAGTTGTTTTCATCATCTATGCTCATTCTCATGAAGGAGATGAACTAAAAAGAAGCCCTGAGGCAATAATTATTAATCACTGTGATTTTATAGATTTTGAAATCAAAAAATCAATGGTGTAA